CATATTGTGGAAGAGCGGGAAGAGAATGGAGACTATACGTCTATCTTTGATTTTGCCACCCGCGTTGATTTGAAAATCTGTAACCGAAAAACACTTGAGAGTCTTATCATCGCCGGCGCTTTTGATACGCTGAATGATAACCGTGCACAGCTGCATCACTCTCTGGAAGATATCTTGTCATATGCTGTTCGGAAGCAGGAAGAGATTAGGCTAAATCAAGGAAACTTATTTGGCGGTGATAGTGGAGGGGCTGGATTTTCCGAACCAAAACTTCAGGAAGTAAGAAGATGGACTCAGATCGAGCGCCTGAATAAGGAAAGAGATCTTATCGGGTTTTATCTGAGTGGTCACCCGCTGAGCAGGTTCAAAGAAGAAATTCGATTATTCGGTAAGCAAGACCTTAGTGATGATGTATTCGGACAAATGAATGACCGGCAGAGTATCCGATTCATTGCGATTATTACCGGGGTGAAAAGAGTGACGGACAAAAAGGGAAGACCGTTTGCCTTTCTTCAGGTAGAAGATTTGAATAACTCTACAGAAGTGATCGCCTTTAGCTCTACATACGATCAATATATGGGACTCCTTCAAACCGACAATGTGTTGTTTATTGATGGAACTGTGGATACCCGAAGCGGTCAACCCAAAGTGATTGCCAATACTTTTGAACGGGTTGAAAACCTACGAGAGAAATTTCAAGAGCAACTGAATCTTAGAATTAAACTCAAAACATCAGATTTAAAGAAAGATCACCTGAAACAGATTGAGACGTTATTCTCGATTAACAAGGGAAGCACACAGGTCCGGTTAGCGGTGGTAAGTGAGGAAGCTTCAGCACCCATCAAGATGAACGTCCGGAATTTTGTGGTAGAACCAAATGATGATTTACTGCGTGGATTGCGGGAAGTGTTAGGTGAAGAGGCTGTGCAATTGGTGCATGGGAGTTAGCTTTTTTAAAATCCCAAGCTTCAAATACCAATGACCAATATTATTTTCTGATGCTAGAAAAACCCATTATTCGGAACTTCTTAACTCATAGCCGATTCATAAACCCCCGCTATCAAGTCAATAATTTAAAAGAATGTGTAATGTTGAATGAATAATCACGATATTTGTTTAAAATTGACGAACATTCAATAAACGGAAAATATATTATGTCAAAACCAATCGAATTTACCGACGGCAATTTTGATGAAGAAGTACTTAAGTCTGATAAACCAGTATTGGTTGATTTCTGGGCTGAATGGTGCGGACCTTGCCGAATGATCGGACCTATTGTTGAAGAGCTTGCCGGTGAGTATGAAGGCAAAGCTAAAATTGGAAAAGTAGATGTGGATAGTAATCCTGAGATTTCCGTGAAGTACGGAATCAGAAGTATTCCTTCTCTGTTGATTTTCAAAAATGGTGAAGTAGTTGACCAGATTGTAGGAGCTGTTCCTAAATCTCATCTTAGCAAGCAGCTTGAGGCTCAGGTAGCTTAAGCTCAAAATTTTTATAAATATCTAAGCGATGCAGGTAAAACTGTATCGCTTTTTTTTGTGATTCCGAATTAGACGGTAGATATCTTTTACAAGGCTTATCAACAAAATAGAATGTTAAAACCTCACTAAAGGTTACATTTAAGCATTCAATCAAACACTTTATTCTGTTCTATACATGAAGCGAACTCTTATCATTTTAGGTATTCTGATTTTATTGGGTCTTCTGGCCTACCCTAAAGTTCAGAGCTATATGGAATCTTCAAATGCACCAGCAGCCTCATCAGGAAATGCTCCTGTTTTTGTGGACGTATTTGTGGTTCAGCCCGACACCATTGAGAACAACATCTTCACGACCGGAACCCTGATTGCAAACGAAGAAGTTGAGCTTGCAAGTGAAAGCTCTGGTTTGATTGAAGAGATCTATTTACAAGAAGGTCAGCCGGTTGAGAAAGGGCAGTTGCTTATTAAAATAAACGACAGTGAATTAAAGGCCCAGCTTAACCGGGCAGATTTCAGGCTTAATTTGGCTGTAGATCGCGAAAAGCGCCAGAAACAGTTGCTGGACAAAGGAGGCATCAGTCAGGAAGAATATGATGCTACCCTGAATGAGGTTAATGTATTGAGAGCCGAAGTAGCTCTGATAGAGGCTCAGATTGCTAAAACTGAAATCAGGGCGCCATTCTCAGGTAATGTGGGTCTTAAATATGTAAGTGATGGAAGCTATATCACCCCAAACACCCGCATTGCTACTTTGCAGGATATTGATCCCATTAAAATCGACTTTTCAATTCCGGAACGATATGCAGCAATGCTGGAAGTAGGCAATAAAGTAGAGTTTACGGTTTCAGGTCAGGACGAGACTTTAACAGCCAGTGTATATGCCAAAGAGCCAAGGATTAATACGGAAACACGTTCGTTACAGGTAAGAGCTACAAGCAACAATACAGGAGGAAGGCTTCTTCCCGGGGCATTTGCCGATATAGAATTGACGCTTTCAACCATTGATAATGCGCTTATGGTGCCTTCAATTTCGCTAGTGCCTGAACTTCAGGGACAAAAAGTGTTTGTATTAAGAGATGGGAAAGTACAGCCGGTGTCTGTTCAAACAGGGCTCAGAAATGAAACTAAAGTTCAGATTACAGAAGGGATTTCAGCTGGAGATTCCGTACTAACAGCTGGATTACTTCAGGTACGGCCGGGAATGACGGTTAAT
Above is a window of Balneola sp. DNA encoding:
- the trxA gene encoding thioredoxin, with product MMSKPIEFTDGNFDEEVLKSDKPVLVDFWAEWCGPCRMIGPIVEELAGEYEGKAKIGKVDVDSNPEISVKYGIRSIPSLLIFKNGEVVDQIVGAVPKSHLSKQLEAQVA
- a CDS encoding efflux transporter periplasmic adaptor subunit, yielding MKRTLIILGILILLGLLAYPKVQSYMESSNAPAASSGNAPVFVDVFVVQPDTIENNIFTTGTLIANEEVELASESSGLIEEIYLQEGQPVEKGQLLIKINDSELKAQLNRADFRLNLAVDREKRQKQLLDKGGISQEEYDATLNEVNVLRAEVALIEAQIAKTEIRAPFSGNVGLKYVSDGSYITPNTRIATLQDIDPIKIDFSIPERYAAMLEVGNKVEFTVSGQDETLTASVYAKEPRINTETRSLQVRATSNNTGGRLLPGAFADIELTLSTIDNALMVPSISLVPELQGQKVFVLRDGKVQPVSVQTGLRNETKVQITEGISAGDSVLTAGLLQVRPGMTVNVDNVETE